TCATCGCATATGTTTCGTAATTTGATGGGTGCACTAGGCGACAAGTTTCATGTGGTTGCACCTGATTATCCCGGTTTTGGTAACAGTTCAATGCCAACGGTAGATGAGTTTGAATACACCTTTGACCATTTGGCTGAGGTGATGGAGAAATTTATTGAGGCAATTGGATTGAAGAAGTATAGCCTTTATGTAATGGATTACGGTGCCCCAATCGGATATAGAATTGCAGCTAAGCATCCAGAGCGAGTTGAATCACTGATTGTTCAAAATGGGAATGCGTATGAAGAAGGACTTCGCGAGTTCTGGGAACCCCTTAAGGCTTATTGGAAAGAGCGTACACCTGAAAATGCTGACAACTTGAGGCAATTTTTCACCTTGGATGCAACCAAGTGGCAATATACTCACGGAGTCCGCAATCCTAAATCGATTAGTCCTGATAACTGGAATATCGACCAACCGTTACTTGACCGACCTGGTAATAGTAACATTCAGTTAGCGCTGTTCTATAGCTACGGTTCTAATCCACCGTTGTATCCCCAATGGCAGGAGTACTTCCGCAAGTATCAACCTCCAACATTAGTTGTTTGGGGCAAGAATGACCAGATTTTTCCTGCCGATGGTGCTTATCCTTACCTACGGGATTTGAAAAATATTGAATTCCATTTGCTTAATACAGGGCATTTTGCTCTTGAGGAAGACGGTGAAACCATTGCTTTGTTGATCACCAACTTTCTGACGAAACAATTGCAACCCTTAGAGCGCCGGTTCAGTAAAAATAGTTGACAAATAAGCCAAAATGTGAATAAGACTCATGTCAGCAAATTCCAGTTATTTAGAACCCATTTGGCTTTCCCTAAAGACAGCTTGTGTGTGGGTTTTAACATCACTTATCAGATCGCCATTTTGCTAATCTAGGAGTGGTGTTGGGTCAAATGGATAAGTCAAATGCTGAAAACAAAACCTGTGACAACCAACTTTGTCAGTCCGATCAAACTCAATCAACGGTTGAATAAATCCCTGATGTTATCCAGTCGGCAAATTGGCTGGAAAGGGATCTTGGTTGAACAGTATCAGAATTCTCCGACTCCAAGTGAAACTGAACTTCCTGCCCTGTCAGATCATTTGCTCAACTTACCCCTGGGACACCCCGTCCATTTGACCCAGAAGCGTGATGATCGCCTGCATGAATCAATCGTTCAAAAGGGTGACACCATCTTTGTTCCTGCCGGACAACCGAGCTACTGGCGCTGCCAGGGAAGTGAAACCTACCAGCCAACGCTGCACATCCACTTGAAACCGGAGTTGATCACGCAAGTTGCTGAAACATCTGAGTTTGATCGGGAGCAGATCAACCTCGTGAACTGTTTCTGTAAGCAGGATTTACACCTTCAGCATATCGCTATGCTGCTCTTGGCTGAGTTAAAGTCAGGTGGGATGATGGGTCAATTATATGTCGAATCATTGACTCAGGTGCTAGTCATTCATCTTCTGCGACATTATTCCACCTTCACGCAGACAATTACGTCCCAGAACAGAAGCTTAACGAACGCTCAATTGCAGCGAGCGATCGACTATATTCACACTCACCTTGACCGAGATTTGTCACTGGTTGAAATTGCAGGAGTCATTAATATCAGCCCCACTTACTTTGCCAGTTTGTTCAAAAGCACCACAGGTATTTCTCCTCATCAGTATGTGATTAAACAGCGGGTGGAGCAGGCAAAGCTGATGCTGTTGACAACAGATTTGGCGATCGCCGACATTGCATTACAAGTGGGGTTTTCCAGTCAAAGCCATCTGACTCAACACTTTAAACGCCTCACTAGAATGACACCGAAACAAGTTCGCTAAAACCATAAGAATCTGATAAAGCGTTGTAAGAATCTGAAAGAAGTCGAGCATTGGAACTCACTACACTTGGGATAGATAGGGCATTGTTAGACACTTCAGGAATAAACCACTGTAGCTTCTTTGCCCGTTCCTTCAACTCTTCATTAGAAGATTTTGGGATACATCCGCCATGTTTTTTAGACCAATTTTGGCTATTATAACCGCAGTGCTGATTATTACAACCTCGTATTTTTTTTCGGGGATTGCCATAGGCAAAACTGCGAAAACTCAAGTACCAGGTGTCTACTCTTTCATGTTAGGCGATTTCACGATTACGGCGCTCAGCGACGGTACACTACCGCAGGATCTCCCTAAGCTCCTAACCAATACGAACCCGGCAGAAATTGATCGCCTTCTCCATAGCAGCTTTCTTACGAACCCTGTTGAAGCCTCGATCAATGCATTTCTTATCGATACCGGGGATAAACAGGTGTTGGTGGATACAGGTTCAGGGGAATTATTCGGACCAAAGCTAGGTGGCAAGCTACAAGTGTCGTTAAAGGCGGCGGGCTATGCACCCGACGAGATCGATACGGTTCTCCTTACCCATATCCATAGTGATCACAGCGGTGGTCTGGTCAAAGGCGATCAACTAATGTTTCCCACCGCTACAGTTTACGTTGGCAAGCCTGATGTCGATTTTTGGCTTAATCCTG
This portion of the Brasilonema sennae CENA114 genome encodes:
- a CDS encoding MBL fold metallo-hydrolase, with amino-acid sequence MFFRPILAIITAVLIITTSYFFSGIAIGKTAKTQVPGVYSFMLGDFTITALSDGTLPQDLPKLLTNTNPAEIDRLLHSSFLTNPVEASINAFLIDTGDKQVLVDTGSGELFGPKLGGKLQVSLKAAGYAPDEIDTVLLTHIHSDHSGGLVKGDQLMFPTATVYVGKPDVDFWLNPANAERSQLDRKYFDEAVKTVKPYLDAGKLKPFSGKTVILPGITARPTPGHTPGHSFFLVQSGGESIEFWGDILHVASVQFPKPEITIVYDVDPNAAAVQRAKQFADAQISRRLVAGAHLPFPGVGHIRAEGKGYAWVPVDYRWREQ
- a CDS encoding helix-turn-helix domain-containing protein is translated as MLKTKPVTTNFVSPIKLNQRLNKSLMLSSRQIGWKGILVEQYQNSPTPSETELPALSDHLLNLPLGHPVHLTQKRDDRLHESIVQKGDTIFVPAGQPSYWRCQGSETYQPTLHIHLKPELITQVAETSEFDREQINLVNCFCKQDLHLQHIAMLLLAELKSGGMMGQLYVESLTQVLVIHLLRHYSTFTQTITSQNRSLTNAQLQRAIDYIHTHLDRDLSLVEIAGVINISPTYFASLFKSTTGISPHQYVIKQRVEQAKLMLLTTDLAIADIALQVGFSSQSHLTQHFKRLTRMTPKQVR
- a CDS encoding alpha/beta fold hydrolase, which codes for MSAYRTIEIDSLHISYREAGSPLSPTILLLHGFPTSSHMFRNLMGALGDKFHVVAPDYPGFGNSSMPTVDEFEYTFDHLAEVMEKFIEAIGLKKYSLYVMDYGAPIGYRIAAKHPERVESLIVQNGNAYEEGLREFWEPLKAYWKERTPENADNLRQFFTLDATKWQYTHGVRNPKSISPDNWNIDQPLLDRPGNSNIQLALFYSYGSNPPLYPQWQEYFRKYQPPTLVVWGKNDQIFPADGAYPYLRDLKNIEFHLLNTGHFALEEDGETIALLITNFLTKQLQPLERRFSKNS